The following proteins come from a genomic window of Montipora foliosa isolate CH-2021 chromosome 2, ASM3666993v2, whole genome shotgun sequence:
- the LOC137993056 gene encoding eukaryotic translation initiation factor 3 subunit G-like has translation MPAIDKEVDEKPSWADLVEEGEEDHLPPISEVIKGDTKVVTEFKRNEEGKLLKIVRTFKIETKRVSKTIAKRKLWKKFGDAKNDGPGPNPSTTTVTDDVFLILTTNKEDQQQDDDPLKKLSQSTQKIVQCRHCKGDHWTTKCPYKDQLEVIQSQLPESKLATGAGAPAVSTGEQPAAAKTGKYIAPGLREGAANRRGETMPRSQRDESATIRVTNLSEDTRESDLMELFRPFGPISRIFLAKDKQTNQSKGFAFINFVHREDAARAIQSVQGFGYDHLILNVEWAKPSTNQQ, from the exons ATGCCTGCGATTGATAAAGAAGTCGA TGAGAAGCCAAGCTGGGCTGACTTAGtggaagaaggagaagaag ATCATCTCCCCCCAATATCAGAGGTCATTAAAGGAGACACTAAAGTTGTAACTGAATTCAAGAGGAATGAAGAAGGGAAACTTCTTAAG ATTGTGAGGActtttaaaattgaaacaaagagAGTTTCAAAGACAATAGCAAAGAGAAAG TTGTGGAAAAAGTTTGGAGATGCCAAGAATGATGGCCCTGGGCCAAATCCATCAACAACAACAGTTACTGATGATGTGTTTCTAATCCTCACAACAAACAAGGAG GACCAGCAACAAGATGATGACCCTCTCAAGAAGTTAAGTCAAAGCACACAGAAGATAGTGCAGTGCCGTCACTGTAAGGGAGACCATTGGACCACAAAGTGTCCTTACAAGGACCAACTAGAGGTCATACAAAGCCAACTTCCTGAATCTAAGCTCGCCACTG GAGCAGGAGCACCAGCAGTCAGCACTGGAGAACAGCCAGCCGCAGCCAAAACAGGGAAGTATATTGCTCCTGGGTTACGCGAGGGAGCAGCAAACAGACGAGGAGAAACAATGCCACGCTCACAaagag ATGAATCAGCCACCATTCGTGTGACTAACCTATCAGAAGACACCAGAGAATCCGATCTCATGGAGCTCTTTCGTCCATTTGGACCAATTTCCAGGATCTTTTTGGCTAAAGACAAgcaaaccaaccaatcaaag GGTTTTGCATTCATCAACTTTGTTCATCGTGAAGATGCTGCACGAGCGATTCAAAGTGTTCAAGGATTTGGTTATGACCATCTCATCTTAAATGTGGAGTGGGCTAA ACCTTCTACGAATCAACAGTAA